A window of the Acidobacteriota bacterium genome harbors these coding sequences:
- a CDS encoding alginate export family protein: protein MATKSINEFLSRESFFIAILFGFLSFSAISAFAQQDDSGKSTAQQNPQTPATATAKPATPIAPKPIKIGDVTFSGSVRLRLENWDWFETSAADNDYTFGALLLRLSLGQQKEKFDWQVEGAFPVLMNLPESAIAPAPQGQLGLGASYFAASGRQDASAILKQAFVRFKGLGGDKPSSLRIGRFEFVDGAETTPADATLATLKRDHIAHRLIGTFAFSHIQRSFDGAHYVRNTRLSNFTFVAARPTEGVFQLNGNKELNIDFYYGAFTRLFSGKQSHQEARFFAVHYHDGRAVLKTDNRTLAARQVDSEDIRLTTLGGHYLNASKLGSGTCDLLLWGVGQFGDWGNLSHRAGAIAAEGGYQFAAAWKPWVRVGYFRSTGDGNPTDNRHTTFFQMLPTPRIYARIPFYNLMNNQDVFAQLRLKPHARVALRTDVRYLRLSNRRDLWYVGGGAFQKSTFGYVGRPSGGTKGMGTLFDFSMDVALTARSALTFYVGGVRGGGVESAIYPQGGNHPQARFLYLEFLQRW, encoded by the coding sequence ATGGCAACTAAATCAATCAACGAATTCCTATCGCGTGAAAGTTTTTTTATCGCAATTTTATTCGGATTTTTAAGTTTTTCGGCAATCAGCGCATTTGCGCAACAAGATGATTCCGGCAAAAGTACAGCGCAACAAAATCCTCAAACGCCAGCAACCGCGACCGCAAAGCCTGCAACACCCATCGCGCCCAAGCCGATAAAAATCGGCGACGTGACCTTTTCAGGAAGCGTGCGCCTGAGGCTTGAAAACTGGGATTGGTTTGAAACCTCGGCTGCCGATAACGATTACACTTTTGGCGCACTGTTGTTGCGACTATCGCTTGGACAGCAGAAAGAAAAATTCGACTGGCAGGTAGAAGGCGCGTTTCCGGTGTTGATGAACCTGCCCGAAAGCGCCATCGCGCCCGCGCCGCAGGGGCAACTCGGACTTGGCGCGTCGTACTTTGCCGCAAGCGGTCGGCAGGACGCGAGCGCCATTTTGAAACAGGCATTCGTGCGCTTCAAAGGTTTAGGCGGCGACAAACCAAGCAGTTTGCGCATCGGGCGCTTTGAATTTGTCGATGGCGCAGAGACCACGCCTGCCGATGCGACGCTTGCGACCTTGAAGCGCGACCATATCGCTCACCGGTTGATCGGCACATTCGCTTTTTCGCACATTCAACGAAGTTTTGACGGCGCGCATTATGTTCGCAATACCAGGTTATCGAATTTCACCTTTGTTGCAGCGCGACCAACCGAGGGCGTCTTTCAACTGAATGGCAATAAAGAACTGAACATTGATTTTTACTACGGCGCGTTTACCCGATTGTTTAGCGGTAAACAATCCCATCAGGAGGCGCGATTTTTTGCTGTGCATTATCATGATGGTCGCGCCGTGTTAAAAACCGATAACCGCACACTGGCGGCGCGTCAGGTCGATAGCGAAGATATACGCCTCACCACTTTGGGCGGTCATTATTTGAATGCCAGCAAACTGGGTAGCGGCACCTGTGATTTACTCTTATGGGGTGTCGGACAATTTGGTGATTGGGGAAATCTCAGTCATCGTGCGGGAGCCATCGCCGCCGAAGGCGGTTATCAATTTGCGGCAGCGTGGAAACCCTGGGTGCGCGTCGGATATTTCAGAAGCACAGGTGATGGCAATCCTACAGACAATCGCCACACGACATTTTTCCAGATGCTGCCGACGCCGCGCATCTATGCGCGAATTCCGTTTTACAATCTGATGAATAACCAGGATGTGTTTGCGCAACTCCGCCTCAAACCGCATGCGCGCGTTGCGCTGCGCACAGATGTTCGCTATTTGCGCCTGAGCAACCGCAGAGATTTATGGTATGTCGGCGGCGGCGCTTTTCAAAAATCGACCTTCGGTTATGTCGGACGACCAAGCGGCGGCACAAAAGGCATGGGAACGCTTTTTGATTTCAGTATGGATGTCGCGCTCACCGCGAGAAGCGCCTTGACGTTTTATGTCGGCGGCGTGCGCGGCGGCGGAGTCGAAAGCGCCATCTATCCGCAAGGCGGCAATCATCCCCAGGCACGATTCCTTTATCTGGAATTTCTGCAACGTTGGTAA
- a CDS encoding GMC family oxidoreductase, giving the protein MAKQVVYDAIVVGSGATGGWAAKELCEAGMRVIVLEAGRKVDPMKEYTEHKWPYEVKYRGTINQQQLYKRQPVQSKCYACNEYGHQFFVDDVDNPYTTAEGKPFDWIRGRQIGGRTLMWGRQSYRLSDYEFKAASRDGYGEDWPIAYADLAPYYDKVDLFVGISGNSEGLEQLPDGKFLPPMKFTCGEWLLKNAVERRWKDRRVTIGRSAILTQNHNGRAVCHWCGHCERGCTTYSYFSSPGSTLPAAAKTGRLTMRPNAVASHLIMDANTGKAKGVAFVDRLTKKAQEVYGKVVVLCASTLESTRLMLNSATRQHSNGVGNSSGVLGQYLFDHTYSIWVGGVIPQLTKSRYNFDDGRNNGIYIPKFRNVGSDKQQKYLRGYGIQGSSQRGMLPTNMARIAGFGSTFKKMVREAEDPAPFGMAAFGEMLARKENRITINNDKKDAWGIPVAHIECQHSDNEREMAKEALETLKEMATEAKFEILYTNGRLAPPGLAIHELGTARMGNDPKTSVLNKFNQCWDVKNLFVTDGACFVSSGCQNPTLTMMALTARACDYIVSESKRGNL; this is encoded by the coding sequence ATGGCGAAGCAAGTTGTCTATGACGCGATTGTTGTCGGTTCGGGCGCGACCGGCGGGTGGGCTGCCAAAGAACTTTGCGAAGCGGGAATGCGCGTCATTGTTTTGGAAGCCGGGCGCAAGGTTGACCCGATGAAAGAATATACCGAACACAAATGGCCTTACGAAGTGAAGTATCGGGGAACCATCAATCAACAACAACTCTACAAACGTCAGCCGGTGCAATCGAAATGTTACGCTTGTAATGAATATGGTCATCAGTTCTTCGTTGATGATGTTGATAACCCTTACACGACAGCCGAAGGCAAACCCTTTGATTGGATTCGCGGTCGCCAAATCGGCGGGCGTACCTTGATGTGGGGACGACAATCTTACCGCTTGAGCGATTATGAATTTAAAGCGGCGAGCCGCGACGGGTACGGCGAAGATTGGCCGATCGCTTATGCAGACCTCGCGCCTTATTACGATAAAGTTGACCTCTTCGTTGGCATCAGCGGCAACTCTGAAGGACTCGAACAACTCCCCGATGGAAAATTTCTGCCGCCGATGAAATTTACCTGCGGCGAATGGTTGTTGAAAAACGCCGTTGAACGGCGTTGGAAAGACCGTCGCGTCACCATCGGACGTTCGGCAATCCTCACGCAAAATCACAATGGTCGCGCCGTCTGTCACTGGTGCGGACATTGCGAACGCGGCTGCACCACCTATTCTTATTTCAGCAGTCCGGGTTCGACCTTGCCCGCTGCCGCCAAAACCGGACGCCTGACCATGAGACCAAATGCAGTCGCCAGCCACCTCATCATGGACGCCAACACCGGCAAGGCAAAAGGCGTCGCCTTCGTTGACCGTCTCACCAAAAAAGCTCAAGAGGTTTACGGCAAAGTCGTTGTACTATGCGCCTCGACATTGGAATCAACCCGCCTGATGTTAAACAGCGCCACCCGCCAACATTCAAATGGCGTCGGCAATTCATCCGGCGTGCTCGGTCAATATCTCTTTGACCACACCTATTCGATTTGGGTGGGCGGGGTGATTCCGCAATTGACCAAATCGCGCTACAACTTCGATGACGGGCGCAACAACGGCATCTACATTCCGAAATTCCGCAACGTCGGCAGTGACAAACAACAAAAATACCTTCGCGGTTACGGCATTCAAGGCAGTTCGCAACGCGGCATGTTGCCGACCAACATGGCAAGGATTGCCGGTTTCGGTTCGACCTTTAAGAAGATGGTGCGCGAAGCCGAAGACCCCGCGCCATTCGGTATGGCAGCATTTGGTGAGATGTTGGCGCGCAAAGAAAATCGCATCACCATCAACAACGATAAAAAAGACGCCTGGGGAATTCCGGTGGCGCACATCGAATGCCAGCATTCCGATAATGAACGCGAGATGGCAAAAGAGGCGCTCGAAACCTTGAAAGAGATGGCAACCGAAGCCAAGTTTGAAATTCTCTATACCAACGGGCGGCTGGCTCCTCCGGGCTTGGCGATTCACGAACTCGGCACCGCGCGCATGGGCAATGACCCGAAAACTTCCGTGTTAAATAAATTCAACCAGTGTTGGGACGTGAAAAATTTATTTGTCACCGATGGCGCGTGCTTTGTCTCATCGGGTTGTCAAAATCCGACGCTCACGATGATGGCGCTCACCGCCCGCGCTTGCGATTACATCGTCAGCGAATCAAAACGCGGCAATTTGTAA
- a CDS encoding Rieske 2Fe-2S domain-containing protein — translation MPLVDDLKMPIDVPEYRRRAFLNATGLSAMGLAGFGTAITTVRYLWAEVLFEDETRFKFGNPEEIPVGTLVSLREQKIYLFHDAQGFVAMTATCTHPGCLTRYEKEQNRIFCPCHGNRFTTQGDGFTSTRRAPSCN, via the coding sequence ATGCCACTGGTTGATGATTTAAAGATGCCGATTGATGTCCCGGAATACCGTCGCAGAGCTTTTTTGAATGCTACAGGGTTGAGCGCAATGGGGTTGGCTGGATTTGGAACCGCGATCACGACAGTTCGTTACCTGTGGGCTGAAGTGCTGTTTGAAGACGAGACGCGATTTAAATTCGGCAACCCCGAAGAGATTCCCGTCGGCACGTTGGTATCGCTTCGCGAACAAAAAATTTATCTCTTTCACGACGCGCAAGGCTTCGTGGCGATGACCGCGACCTGCACGCATCCAGGCTGTTTGACGCGCTATGAAAAAGAGCAGAATCGCATTTTCTGCCCGTGTCACGGCAACCGGTTTACAACTCAAGGCGATGGATTCACCAGCACACGTCGCGCCCCTTCGTGCAATTGA
- a CDS encoding Rrf2 family transcriptional regulator, translating to MIFSRSAEYAIRAMTFLASLPPGRLAGAREISEVEKIPTPFLSKILQNLVRHRLIRSFKGLYGGYELAKPPDSIALGAIIGAIDNIDRVSDCVLGMPHCSEENACPLHHTWKAMRENMVQMLEQKTLADLAETAKARKLQR from the coding sequence ATGATCTTCTCTCGTTCAGCCGAATATGCGATTCGCGCGATGACCTTTCTGGCAAGCCTGCCGCCGGGAAGGCTAGCCGGCGCGAGAGAGATTTCCGAAGTCGAAAAGATTCCTACGCCGTTCCTTTCAAAAATATTACAAAACCTGGTGCGCCATCGTCTGATTCGTTCTTTCAAAGGTCTGTATGGCGGTTATGAACTTGCAAAACCGCCCGATAGTATTGCCCTGGGAGCAATCATCGGCGCTATTGATAACATCGACCGGGTGAGCGATTGTGTTTTGGGAATGCCACATTGCAGCGAAGAAAATGCCTGTCCTCTGCATCACACCTGGAAAGCCATGCGCGAGAACATGGTGCAGATGCTGGAACAGAAAACCCTGGCAGATCTGGCTGAAACCGCAAAAGCGAGAAAACTTCAAAGATAA
- a CDS encoding SRPBCC family protein, protein MMNPLDFTIDENLATAKTLPASVYFGEEILALEKQRIFNRTWQLVGRLEQLPDAGSFFTTEIAGEPLVLVRGKDEKIRGFFNVCRHRAGPVANGTGCRKAFQCAYHGWAYALDGSLLSTPYFEGVEHFNKTEYGLVPVGVEVWEQFIFVSLDETSPPFGEFFADLSERIRPFNIANMQFVERRDYLIDCNWKVYVDNYLEGYHLPMVHPGLMQELDFANYHTRTFRYHSLQDAPIRKTSADDRTRRYESDGKTDALYFWVFPNLMVNLNPETLSTNLIIPLSPEKTLTIFEWFAHDSHSLESQQRMLGTVHFSDEIQQEDIEICEAVQRGLRSISYTQGRFSKRFENGVHHFHRLWQEFCLRNG, encoded by the coding sequence ATGATGAACCCATTGGATTTTACGATTGATGAAAATTTGGCGACAGCCAAAACGCTTCCCGCAAGCGTCTATTTCGGCGAAGAAATTTTAGCCCTCGAAAAACAGCGAATTTTTAATCGCACCTGGCAACTGGTCGGACGCCTGGAGCAATTACCCGACGCCGGGAGTTTTTTCACAACCGAGATTGCGGGTGAGCCGCTCGTTTTAGTGCGCGGCAAGGATGAAAAAATACGCGGCTTTTTCAATGTCTGTCGCCATCGCGCGGGACCTGTGGCAAACGGCACGGGTTGCCGAAAAGCCTTTCAGTGCGCCTATCACGGCTGGGCTTATGCCCTTGATGGCAGCTTGCTCAGCACGCCTTATTTTGAAGGCGTTGAACATTTCAACAAAACGGAATATGGGCTGGTGCCGGTTGGTGTCGAGGTTTGGGAGCAATTCATTTTTGTGAGTCTCGATGAAACGAGTCCTCCGTTTGGAGAATTTTTTGCTGACCTTTCCGAGCGCATCCGTCCTTTCAATATTGCAAACATGCAATTTGTCGAGCGCCGCGATTACCTGATTGATTGTAACTGGAAAGTCTATGTTGATAACTATCTCGAAGGCTATCATCTGCCGATGGTGCATCCGGGATTAATGCAGGAACTGGATTTTGCCAATTATCATACGCGAACCTTTCGTTATCATTCTTTGCAGGATGCGCCGATTCGTAAAACCTCTGCCGATGATAGAACTCGCCGTTATGAGAGCGACGGCAAAACCGATGCCCTCTATTTCTGGGTCTTTCCCAATCTCATGGTCAATCTCAATCCCGAAACCCTTTCGACCAATTTGATTATTCCGCTCAGCCCGGAAAAAACCCTGACGATTTTTGAATGGTTTGCACACGACAGTCATTCATTAGAAAGTCAGCAGAGAATGTTGGGCACGGTTCATTTCAGCGATGAAATTCAGCAGGAAGATATTGAAATCTGTGAAGCTGTGCAGCGCGGATTGCGGTCTATCTCTTATACGCAAGGACGGTTTTCCAAACGCTTTGAAAATGGCGTCCATCATTTTCATCGGCTGTGGCAGGAATTCTGTTTGCGAAACGGCTGA
- a CDS encoding FAD-dependent oxidoreductase, which produces MGVKDGQSNSWWNGRNAQNLTYLQSNFPCRAACPVSTNAGGYVSLIAQGHYKEAYLLARAPNPLASVCGRVCAHPCEAACRRGHLDQPIAIRAMKRFINERFGIESSCSFEEILRVVERPRPPVTNPGRIAIIGSGPAGLACAHDLALMGHHVTIYDAAPIAGGMMRLGIPEYRLPRQLLDREIAFIQSLGVEFRLGIEIGRDVTFAQLRAEHQAIFLATGCRKGKMLNLPGADKPGVLTAVDFLGNLNLGVPLDLGKDVVVVGSGNVAFDVARSARRFGGTSEPDEEHHHLAADAAVAASRLLHRQVTLVSLESRDEMPADTEEIEEGSREGIRIIHRRGPKAILGNGRVAALETIDVARVFDEHDRFSPEFIADSQKQIPCDTVILAVGQIADLSFLGDGHGLKTTPQQTVMVDPKTLATSVAGIYAGGDVAFGPRIVISAVADGKRAAKSIDTYLTGRMDEMESYTVRVFPTSGYNHPFARGDYEIIPRRQVPVLPIERRQAREEVELCLTEQEAQAEGSRCLHCWVNTIFDSSRVQGSECIQCGGCVDVCPEECIDLVALTRLATTSKEALAMLPNGEVAEVFQSANGAALIKDETACIRCGLCARRCPTGVISMQAFYRKPEAPLLSLVEKIL; this is translated from the coding sequence ATGGGCGTAAAAGACGGACAATCCAATTCGTGGTGGAATGGCAGAAACGCGCAGAACCTCACTTATCTGCAAAGCAATTTTCCCTGTCGCGCAGCCTGTCCTGTGAGTACCAATGCCGGAGGCTATGTCAGCCTCATCGCTCAAGGGCATTACAAAGAAGCTTACCTGTTGGCGCGCGCCCCCAACCCGCTGGCGTCGGTGTGCGGACGAGTCTGCGCGCATCCTTGCGAAGCCGCTTGTCGGCGCGGACACCTAGACCAACCCATCGCCATTCGCGCCATGAAACGTTTCATCAACGAACGTTTCGGCATTGAAAGCAGTTGTAGTTTTGAAGAGATTTTGCGCGTCGTTGAACGCCCGCGCCCGCCCGTCACCAACCCCGGACGCATCGCCATTATCGGTAGCGGTCCCGCAGGACTTGCCTGCGCCCACGACCTCGCTTTGATGGGGCATCATGTCACCATCTACGACGCAGCGCCGATTGCTGGCGGCATGATGCGATTGGGGATTCCCGAATATCGCTTACCGCGCCAACTCTTAGACCGCGAAATTGCCTTCATTCAATCCCTGGGCGTTGAATTTCGTTTGGGCATAGAAATCGGTCGTGATGTCACCTTCGCGCAACTCAGAGCCGAACATCAGGCAATTTTTTTAGCGACGGGGTGTCGCAAGGGCAAGATGCTTAACTTGCCCGGCGCGGATAAACCCGGCGTACTGACTGCCGTTGATTTTCTGGGGAATTTAAATCTCGGTGTGCCATTAGACCTTGGCAAAGATGTGGTCGTGGTTGGCAGCGGCAATGTCGCATTCGATGTGGCGCGCAGTGCCCGGCGTTTTGGCGGGACATCCGAGCCGGATGAAGAGCATCACCACCTGGCGGCTGATGCTGCGGTTGCCGCGTCGCGCCTGCTGCATAGACAAGTCACTTTGGTGTCGCTCGAATCCCGCGATGAAATGCCCGCCGACACTGAAGAGATCGAAGAAGGCTCACGTGAAGGCATACGCATCATTCATCGGCGTGGCCCGAAAGCGATTCTCGGTAATGGTAGAGTCGCCGCTTTAGAAACCATTGATGTGGCGCGCGTGTTTGACGAACACGACAGGTTTTCGCCTGAATTCATTGCCGATTCGCAAAAACAGATTCCCTGCGACACCGTGATTTTAGCGGTTGGGCAAATCGCCGATTTGAGTTTCCTGGGCGATGGGCATGGACTTAAAACTACGCCGCAGCAAACTGTCATGGTTGACCCGAAAACTCTGGCGACCTCGGTTGCAGGAATTTACGCGGGCGGCGATGTCGCCTTTGGACCGCGCATCGTCATCTCTGCGGTCGCCGATGGCAAACGCGCCGCGAAATCCATTGACACCTATTTAACCGGGCGCATGGATGAAATGGAATCGTATACCGTGCGCGTCTTTCCGACCTCTGGTTACAACCATCCTTTTGCGCGTGGCGATTATGAAATTATTCCCAGACGCCAGGTTCCGGTGCTTCCCATCGAACGCCGTCAGGCGCGTGAAGAAGTGGAGTTGTGTTTGACTGAACAGGAAGCGCAAGCCGAAGGCAGCCGTTGTTTGCATTGCTGGGTGAATACGATTTTTGATTCGTCGCGCGTGCAGGGCAGCGAATGCATTCAATGTGGCGGTTGCGTGGATGTCTGCCCCGAAGAATGCATCGATTTGGTTGCCCTCACGCGCCTCGCGACAACTTCCAAAGAAGCGCTGGCAATGCTTCCGAATGGCGAGGTTGCGGAAGTGTTTCAAAGCGCCAATGGCGCGGCGCTGATTAAAGATGAAACTGCCTGCATCCGTTGCGGACTTTGCGCGCGACGTTGTCCGACAGGGGTGATTTCGATGCAGGCGTTTTATCGCAAACCCGAAGCGCCGCTCCTGTCCCTCGTAGAAAAAATTTTGTAA
- a CDS encoding PAS domain S-box protein: MMFTYLKRFLAPPVFEANEEKTRLAALLHTIVLAGFTIATFYLIALPLLLPGESMLWTLVRYPPFLISWVLLRKGYVRAACAFFVTAAWASQVFVWANTAGPHPPSVAGVVVLVLIAGLLLGSRAAFLFAALSLAANVVIRYGVARGVLPSQSSTYTPKEILLDQAIWSILAALLLHLAMSSVNRALNRARAELTERKRAEEALRSSEAKFAKAFNASPLSMTIGIEGRIIDANDTFLKNSGYSREEVIGHTTVELNIYEKPEDRFKIMRLLKEEGAIHNLEINFRVKSGELRTHLLSAEIIELDGQQGVLMVANDVTERKQVEEALRASEERFSQAFNASPLPMAITQEHLVLDVNNSFLNLTDYKREEVVNHQISEINMFANIEDFALAEKMLREQKPVRNQEVNIRTKHGEVRALLYSAEVIKFGEQLCLLGAGIDITERKELEAQLRQSQKLQAVGQLAGGIAHDFNNVLTIIIGTSELLLRPSYSPAEPVRQKVEIIKDSAMRAAKLTQQLLAFSRQQVLEVELLNLNVVVDDILALLEPLIGEDIHLQTNLDSGLKAVKADRGQLEQVMLNLATNARDAMPRGGNLIIETSNIYLDETYAKQHIEVTSGGYVMLAISDTGIGMDAETLNHIFEPFFTTKPRGKGTGLGMAMVHGIVKQSGGHITIYSEPWRGTTIKIYLPQADAVDEEYIPEHRHIESLKGVETILVVEDESAIRQVMCEILGKYGYVVLEANSEQCLEMSESYANEIQLLVTDVVMPKMNGRELADQLLIKRPNLKVLYMSGYTDDVIVYHGILKPHIAFLQKPFTTQALLEKVRLALTATSPSLPN, encoded by the coding sequence ATGATGTTTACCTATCTCAAACGGTTTCTTGCCCCTCCTGTTTTTGAAGCGAATGAGGAAAAGACCCGCCTTGCAGCCTTGTTGCACACCATTGTGCTGGCGGGCTTCACGATAGCCACTTTCTACTTAATTGCCCTGCCGCTGCTGTTGCCCGGAGAGTCAATGCTGTGGACTTTGGTGCGCTACCCGCCCTTTCTCATTAGTTGGGTGTTGTTGCGCAAAGGTTATGTGCGCGCCGCCTGCGCTTTTTTTGTAACGGCTGCGTGGGCAAGTCAAGTCTTCGTATGGGCGAACACCGCAGGTCCTCACCCCCCTAGTGTGGCTGGGGTTGTCGTGTTGGTATTGATTGCCGGCTTGTTGCTCGGCAGTCGTGCCGCGTTTCTCTTCGCGGCTTTGAGCCTGGCAGCCAACGTTGTCATCCGCTATGGCGTCGCGCGCGGGGTCTTGCCTAGCCAATCCTCTACCTATACGCCAAAGGAAATTCTTCTCGATCAAGCCATCTGGTCTATTCTTGCGGCTCTCCTGTTGCATCTGGCGATGTCAAGCGTCAACCGCGCGCTCAACCGCGCGCGCGCCGAGTTGACCGAACGAAAACGCGCCGAGGAAGCGTTGCGCTCCTCAGAAGCCAAATTTGCAAAAGCGTTCAATGCCAGCCCGCTCTCGATGACGATAGGCATCGAAGGGCGTATCATCGATGCCAATGATACCTTTCTAAAGAATAGCGGCTACAGTCGCGAAGAGGTCATCGGTCACACCACGGTAGAATTGAATATCTACGAAAAGCCCGAAGACCGATTCAAGATTATGCGGTTGCTCAAGGAAGAGGGAGCGATTCACAACCTTGAGATTAATTTTCGTGTCAAAAGCGGCGAGTTACGCACCCATCTGCTGTCTGCGGAAATCATCGAGTTAGATGGACAGCAAGGCGTGTTGATGGTAGCCAACGATGTGACCGAGCGCAAACAAGTTGAAGAAGCCCTGCGCGCCTCCGAAGAGCGGTTTTCACAGGCTTTTAATGCCAGCCCCTTGCCTATGGCAATCACTCAGGAACATCTGGTACTGGATGTCAATAATAGCTTCCTGAATCTCACGGATTACAAGCGTGAAGAGGTCGTCAACCACCAAATTTCAGAGATCAATATGTTCGCCAACATTGAAGATTTCGCCCTGGCAGAAAAGATGCTTCGAGAGCAGAAGCCTGTACGCAATCAGGAAGTCAATATACGAACGAAACATGGCGAGGTTCGCGCCCTGCTGTACTCTGCCGAAGTAATCAAGTTCGGTGAACAACTGTGCCTTTTAGGAGCAGGGATTGACATTACAGAACGCAAAGAATTAGAAGCCCAACTGCGCCAGTCGCAGAAACTGCAAGCCGTCGGGCAATTGGCAGGAGGCATTGCCCATGATTTTAATAATGTTCTCACGATTATCATCGGCACCAGCGAACTGCTGCTGCGCCCGAGTTATTCGCCAGCTGAACCCGTTCGTCAGAAAGTGGAAATCATCAAGGATTCGGCGATGCGGGCGGCGAAATTAACCCAGCAACTTCTGGCGTTCAGTCGCCAACAGGTGCTGGAAGTTGAGTTGCTCAACCTGAATGTCGTGGTCGATGACATCTTGGCTCTGCTCGAACCCTTGATAGGCGAGGATATTCATTTACAAACAAATTTAGATTCCGGGTTAAAAGCCGTAAAAGCCGACCGCGGACAACTTGAACAGGTGATGTTGAACCTTGCCACCAACGCCCGTGATGCCATGCCGCGCGGCGGCAACCTGATTATTGAAACGTCGAATATCTATCTTGATGAAACTTATGCCAAACAACACATCGAAGTTACCTCCGGCGGGTATGTCATGCTTGCCATTAGTGATACCGGAATAGGAATGGATGCCGAAACCCTCAATCACATCTTTGAGCCGTTTTTCACCACCAAACCGCGCGGCAAAGGAACCGGGCTGGGAATGGCGATGGTGCATGGCATCGTCAAGCAAAGCGGCGGACATATTACTATTTATAGTGAACCGTGGCGCGGAACAACCATAAAAATTTACTTGCCACAGGCTGATGCTGTTGACGAAGAATATATCCCGGAACACCGGCACATCGAATCGCTGAAAGGAGTTGAAACCATTTTAGTGGTTGAAGACGAAAGCGCCATCCGTCAGGTGATGTGCGAAATATTGGGGAAGTATGGCTATGTCGTACTCGAAGCCAACAGTGAACAGTGCCTTGAGATGAGCGAATCTTATGCAAATGAGATTCAATTGCTGGTGACCGATGTGGTGATGCCGAAAATGAACGGACGGGAACTCGCTGACCAGCTTTTAATCAAACGACCAAACTTAAAGGTGCTCTATATGTCAGGCTATACCGATGATGTGATTGTCTATCATGGCATTTTGAAACCCCACATTGCTTTCTTGCAGAAACCTTTCACCACGCAAGCGCTTTTGGAAAAGGTGCGCCTGGCACTGACTGCAACAAGTCCCAGCTTGCCGAATTAA
- a CDS encoding proline iminopeptidase-family hydrolase, translating to MKRFLLLAFVALALQACNNPPNSNQPAATQPATNAYLNYTGRDDVLSGGVKLIPITTPKGTFRVWTKRIGNNPKIKVLLLHGGPGATHEYLEAFDSFFPAAGIEYYYYDQLGSYYSDQPKEPELWDLPRFVEEVEQVRQALKLDKSNFYLLGHSWGGVLAMEYALKYQQHLKGLVISNMMASGTAYNEYAEKVLMPAMDQKVLAEIKQIEAKKDYENPRYMELLIPNHYVQHILRLPADQWPDPVNRAFKHLNPAVYIPMQGPSELGLSGKLLTWERTNDLPNIAVPTLVIGAKYDTMDPAHMEMMAKKVQKGRYLFCPNGSHMALYDDQKIYVEGVIQFIVDVDAGRF from the coding sequence ATGAAGCGATTTCTCTTGCTCGCATTTGTCGCGCTTGCTCTGCAAGCCTGCAATAATCCGCCCAACAGCAATCAACCGGCAGCAACCCAACCGGCAACTAATGCTTATCTGAATTATACGGGTCGTGATGATGTGCTAAGCGGCGGCGTTAAACTCATTCCCATCACCACCCCCAAAGGCACTTTCCGGGTATGGACGAAACGCATTGGCAATAACCCGAAAATCAAAGTGCTGCTCTTGCACGGCGGACCGGGCGCGACGCACGAATATCTGGAAGCTTTCGATAGTTTCTTTCCGGCGGCAGGCATTGAGTATTACTACTATGACCAGCTTGGTTCTTACTACAGCGACCAGCCGAAAGAGCCGGAACTCTGGGATTTGCCGCGTTTTGTCGAAGAGGTCGAGCAAGTGCGTCAGGCGCTTAAACTCGATAAAAGCAATTTCTATTTGTTGGGGCATTCGTGGGGCGGCGTCCTGGCTATGGAATATGCCTTGAAGTATCAACAGCATCTCAAAGGATTGGTTATTTCAAATATGATGGCAAGCGGCACAGCTTATAATGAGTATGCCGAAAAGGTCTTGATGCCGGCGATGGATCAAAAAGTGCTCGCGGAGATTAAACAGATTGAAGCCAAGAAAGATTATGAGAATCCGCGTTATATGGAGCTTTTAATTCCGAACCACTATGTGCAGCACATACTGCGTCTGCCCGCTGACCAGTGGCCTGACCCGGTTAATCGGGCTTTCAAACACTTGAATCCGGCGGTCTACATTCCCATGCAGGGACCAAGCGAACTGGGGCTGAGTGGCAAATTGCTCACCTGGGAACGCACCAATGATTTGCCGAATATCGCGGTGCCGACGCTGGTGATTGGCGCGAAATATGACACGATGGACCCCGCGCATATGGAGATGATGGCAAAGAAGGTGCAGAAGGGGCGTTATCTGTTTTGCCCGAATGGCAGCCATATGGCGCTTTATGATGACCAGAAAATTTATGTCGAAGGTGTCATTCAATTCATTGTCGATGTCGATGCCGGACGGTTTTAA